Proteins from one Clupea harengus chromosome 17, Ch_v2.0.2, whole genome shotgun sequence genomic window:
- the rrs1 gene encoding ribosome biogenesis regulatory protein homolog, translating into MAACSIEDVLAKAEKDEAERLKSITVQKELDLEFDTGNLLAFDKNRVDVRDFKSTSKEEFLRSLARDNTQLFINEVWKRPTERIEDVIVVKLPEATTPLPREKPPPKPKAPTKWEEFAKLKGIQKKKKTNLVWDEVHKEWKRRWGYQRAKDDTKEWLIEVPVNADPNEDQFAKRNNAKKERVAKNEFNRLKNIARAQKLPTPGGGLVPTAQQSKAELTQAINVAKASTASAGKFQESLPKEKAPRNTGKKRKFQPLIGDFTDERQKQLDILKVLGSKKPRIDMTKAVNKQMREDDRESASNARKGPGKKGRKGNMPGKGRGGFKGKGGFSGKEGFSGKGGFSGKGGFSGKGKGRGRGKPPKGQQQNPRSKPGKR; encoded by the coding sequence atggctgcctgcaGTATAGAAGACGTGCTAGCGAAAGCAGAAAAAGATGAAGCTGAGCGACTTAAAAGCATTACGGTTCAGAAAGAATTGGATCTTGAGTTTGACACGGGTAATCTTTTGGCATTCGACAAGAATCGCGTAGATGTACGCGATTTCAAAAGCACGAGTAAGGAAGAGTTCCTACGATCACTTGCCCGGGACAACACGCAGCTCTTCATCAACGAGGTCTGGAAGCGTCCTACAGAGAGAATTGAAGATGTTATTGTTGTCAAACTTCCAGAAGCAACCACACCATTGCCAAGGGAAAAGCCTCCACCTAAACCCAAAGCCCCTACAAAATGGGAAGAGTTTGCGAAGTTGAAAGGAattcaaaagaagaagaaaaccaaCTTGGTATGGGACGAGGTACACAAGGAATGGAAGAGACGCTGGGGCTACCAACGTGCTAAAGATGACACTAAAGAGTGGCTTATTGAAGTTCCCGTGAATGCCGACCCAAACGAGGATCAGTTCGCTAAACGCAATAATGCCAAAAAGGAGAGAGTAGCGAAGAATGAGTTCAATCGTTTGAAGAACATCGCCAGGGCCCAAAAGCTACCAACACCAGGAGGGGGGCTCGTCCCCACCGCCCAGCAGTCCAAAGCTGAACTGACGCAAGCCATCAATGTCGCCAAGGCTTCCACGGCTTCTGCTGGGAAATTTCAGGAGAGTTTACCGAAGGAGAAAGCGCCCAGAAACACCGGTAAAAAGAGGAAATTCCAGCCTCTTATAGGGGACTTCACCGATGAAAGGCAAAAACAACTGGATATTTTGAAAGTGTTGGGCAGCAAAAAGCCCCGTATTGACATGACCAAAGccgtaaataaacaaatgagagAGGATGATCGGGAATCTGCGTCAAATGCAAGGAAAGGACCGggaaagaaggggagaaagggCAACATGCCGGGTAAAGGAAGAGGGGGCTTCAAAGGAAAAGGGGGCTTCTCTGGAAAAGAGGGCTTCTCTGGAAAAGGGGGCTTCTCTGGAAAAGGGGGCTTCTCTGGAAAGGGTAAAGGCAGGGGAAGAGGTAAACCACCTAAAGGCCAACAACAGAATCCACGATCTAAACCTGGCAAACGCTGA